In Nonomuraea sp. NBC_00507, the following are encoded in one genomic region:
- a CDS encoding SpoIIE family protein phosphatase, which translates to MGERRAPGLRIRRPDQVSEKRKRFLAVAGDELRGIELLRFAIQQAVADLAGLGGMVHLGSPGYGGGLRLVVSSGLPPAFTQEWERLDGNGPLAPARAFRDSAFVRVPMANLEGMPDHGASAGGRPDRAEAAVSTAMAAVPLLRPGGPVGTLSVVTLSSRGPSAGQRAFLDTLGRWAGERLNRCTAPPPGLTLTGWQDPPTGSDLQPDLQGVGTWDWDIWTGDVIFNDEMFTVLGVDRDGFDGRIDTWTGAIHPEDLPWVLSDIDEAIRTGRMHSTEYRVCRPDGTTGWVRVRGQLVLDENGEPARMAGTLWDVTKTHETLELVTEPQTHDAERASAERASHIRQLTRALAEAVTVRDVVDAAANHILPLFGATGLMLAFLEGDHLRPVGFAGFPKEFIDQVARMPASWGLPITGVLRERTPLFITSVEEYIESYPTTAGLLASGGKQAWAFLPLIASGRPVGSCVVSFTDPRQFTDEERNLLTALSGLVAQAMERARLYDREHNRAKELQRGLLPRELPDLPAVTSAARYLPAGAEMEVGGDWYDVIPLSANRVAIVIGDVMGHGVSEAVTMGRLRTAVRTLADLELSPDELLAHLNDLVSDLGDEFYATCLYMVYDPTNRSCVLARAGHPPPAVVHPDGSVHFPDADPNSPLGAATPPFDTVELDLPDGSLLVLYTDGLVESSSLDIDQGMASLSRALSSTISRGPYGRRDHSAAPDTTGAEYLESLCDTLIATLLPVRRGTADDAALLVVRTHALSGDDMASWPLPDHPKAAGEAREHVRTQLGTWHLDDLSMTTELLASELVGNVIRHAKGPINLRLLRSNVLTCEVSDGSQTTPRIRRAAETDEGGRGLQLVSAIAHRWGTRFTATGKCIWTEQPLTCPTPDLLPEGAGLDLFDLLDDE; encoded by the coding sequence ATGGGCGAACGGCGTGCGCCAGGTCTGCGGATCAGGCGGCCGGACCAGGTTTCCGAGAAGCGGAAACGGTTCCTGGCGGTGGCCGGTGACGAGCTGCGGGGGATCGAGCTCCTGCGGTTCGCGATCCAGCAGGCGGTGGCCGATCTTGCCGGACTGGGCGGCATGGTGCATCTCGGCAGCCCCGGCTACGGCGGCGGACTGCGCCTGGTGGTGTCCAGCGGGCTACCCCCGGCCTTTACCCAAGAGTGGGAGCGCCTTGACGGAAACGGCCCGCTCGCCCCGGCTCGCGCGTTCCGGGACAGCGCGTTCGTGCGGGTGCCCATGGCGAATCTCGAGGGGATGCCCGACCATGGCGCGTCGGCGGGCGGACGCCCGGACAGGGCCGAAGCCGCGGTAAGCACGGCGATGGCGGCCGTCCCGCTGCTCCGCCCCGGCGGGCCGGTCGGCACGCTGTCGGTCGTGACGCTCTCCTCGCGCGGCCCGTCGGCCGGGCAACGAGCCTTCCTCGACACGCTGGGCCGATGGGCCGGCGAACGCCTGAACAGGTGCACCGCACCTCCGCCCGGTTTGACCCTCACGGGGTGGCAGGACCCGCCCACCGGCTCGGATCTCCAGCCGGACCTGCAGGGGGTCGGCACGTGGGATTGGGACATTTGGACGGGTGATGTCATCTTCAACGATGAGATGTTCACTGTGCTCGGCGTCGATCGGGATGGCTTCGATGGCCGCATCGATACCTGGACGGGCGCCATCCACCCCGAGGATCTGCCGTGGGTGCTGTCCGACATCGACGAGGCGATCCGTACGGGGAGAATGCACAGCACCGAATATCGGGTGTGCCGCCCGGACGGGACGACCGGCTGGGTGCGGGTCCGCGGCCAATTGGTGCTCGATGAGAACGGCGAACCGGCACGCATGGCCGGCACCCTGTGGGACGTCACCAAGACCCATGAGACCCTGGAGCTGGTCACCGAACCGCAGACTCATGACGCCGAGCGCGCTTCCGCGGAGCGGGCCTCCCACATCAGGCAGCTGACCAGGGCGCTGGCCGAGGCGGTCACGGTTCGCGACGTGGTGGACGCGGCCGCCAATCACATCCTGCCGTTGTTCGGCGCCACTGGACTGATGCTCGCCTTCCTGGAGGGCGACCACCTGCGGCCGGTTGGGTTCGCCGGGTTTCCGAAGGAGTTCATCGACCAGGTGGCCCGGATGCCGGCCTCCTGGGGACTACCGATCACGGGGGTTCTGCGGGAGCGTACGCCGCTGTTCATCACCTCGGTCGAGGAGTACATCGAGAGTTACCCCACGACGGCCGGCCTTCTGGCGTCGGGAGGCAAGCAAGCGTGGGCCTTCCTGCCGCTGATCGCCTCGGGACGCCCGGTGGGCAGCTGTGTCGTCTCCTTCACCGATCCGCGCCAGTTCACCGACGAGGAGCGCAACCTGCTCACCGCGCTCAGCGGGCTGGTCGCCCAGGCCATGGAGCGCGCCCGCCTGTACGACAGGGAACACAACCGCGCCAAGGAACTGCAACGCGGCCTGCTCCCGCGCGAACTGCCCGACCTGCCGGCAGTCACCTCCGCGGCCCGCTACCTGCCCGCCGGCGCGGAGATGGAGGTGGGTGGCGACTGGTACGACGTGATCCCGCTGTCGGCGAACCGGGTCGCCATTGTCATCGGCGACGTCATGGGGCACGGCGTGTCGGAGGCGGTCACCATGGGCCGCCTGCGCACCGCGGTCCGCACCCTGGCCGACCTGGAGCTGTCTCCCGACGAACTGCTCGCCCACCTCAACGACCTGGTCAGCGACCTCGGCGACGAGTTCTACGCCACCTGCCTGTACATGGTCTACGACCCCACGAACCGGTCCTGTGTCCTGGCCCGCGCCGGCCATCCCCCGCCCGCCGTGGTGCATCCCGACGGCAGCGTGCACTTCCCCGACGCCGACCCGAACTCGCCCCTCGGCGCCGCCACCCCGCCCTTCGACACCGTGGAGCTGGACCTGCCCGACGGCAGTCTGCTGGTGCTGTACACCGACGGCCTGGTCGAGTCGTCCTCCCTCGACATCGACCAGGGCATGGCCAGCCTCTCCAGGGCGCTCAGCAGCACGATCTCAAGAGGTCCGTACGGGCGCCGGGATCACTCCGCCGCGCCGGACACGACGGGGGCTGAATACCTCGAATCCCTGTGCGACACCCTCATCGCTACCCTGCTGCCCGTCAGGCGGGGGACCGCCGACGACGCCGCCCTGCTGGTCGTCCGAACCCACGCGCTGTCGGGCGACGACATGGCCTCCTGGCCGCTGCCCGATCACCCCAAGGCCGCGGGCGAGGCCCGCGAACACGTCCGGACCCAGCTCGGCACGTGGCATCTGGACGACCTGTCGATGACCACCGAACTCCTGGCCAGCGAACTGGTCGGCAACGTCATCCGCCACGCCAAGGGCCCCATCAACCTGCGCCTGCTCCGCAGCAACGTGCTCACCTGCGAGGTCTCCGACGGCAGCCAGACCACCCCCCGCATCCGCCGCGCCGCCGAAACCGACGAGGGCGGACGCGGGCTCCAACTGGTCTCCGCGATCGCTCATCGCTGGGGCACCCGCTTCACCGCCACCGGCAAATGCATCTGGACCGAACAACCTCTCACGTGCCCAACGCCTGACCTGCTCCCCGAAGGGGCCGGCCTGGACCTGTTCGACCTGCTGGACGATGAGTGA
- a CDS encoding type II toxin-antitoxin system VapB family antitoxin, with translation MSEPPPLHVQSASPRTCSGCSPKECAGQVGQAFEASCTRPAGSHTRPTERLAGEVAALAHESKTHAVRVALRERKVRLQAARRGRREERLRRFLHDQAWPQVVNGWA, from the coding sequence ATGAGTGAGCCACCGCCTTTGCACGTCCAGAGCGCTTCCCCGCGCACCTGTTCCGGATGTAGCCCGAAGGAGTGCGCCGGGCAGGTCGGCCAGGCTTTCGAAGCCTCTTGTACTCGACCCGCAGGTAGCCATACTCGTCCCACCGAGCGGCTCGCCGGGGAAGTGGCCGCGCTGGCGCATGAGAGCAAGACTCACGCGGTGCGCGTGGCGCTGCGGGAACGCAAAGTGCGGCTTCAGGCAGCGCGGCGCGGCCGCCGGGAAGAACGGCTCCGGCGGTTCCTTCACGACCAAGCCTGGCCCCAGGTTGTCAATGGCTGGGCGTGA
- a CDS encoding type II toxin-antitoxin system VapC family toxin: MTGHWQVAVDAFLRYGKGRHPASLNFGLNFG; this comes from the coding sequence GTGACCGGCCATTGGCAGGTGGCGGTGGACGCCTTCCTGCGCTACGGCAAGGGCCGCCATCCCGCGTCCTTGAACTTCGGCTTGAACTTCGGCTGA
- a CDS encoding sensor histidine kinase, with the protein MGVLHAMPRTGSTILDPQDRVVLAALTGPLASTAQAVRLTHHLERSRDRLVTTREEERRRLRRDLHDGLGPQLAAIAMTVDTAGSVLGRGDTGRTARLIGAAADQTAEAIADVRRLVRGLRPPALDELGLVGALTSGLAATAAVDTDEVPSITVHAELGSSLELPAAVEVAAYRIVQEAVSNALRHGGPRQVTVTLREAGDDLAVSVTDDGTGFDPTVNRAGVGMASMRERAAELGGTVRLDSAPGTGTTVAALLPLRPGDRS; encoded by the coding sequence GTGGGAGTCCTGCACGCGATGCCCCGTACCGGCTCGACGATTCTGGACCCGCAGGACCGAGTGGTGCTCGCCGCCCTGACAGGCCCCCTGGCCAGCACCGCGCAGGCGGTGCGCTTGACCCACCACCTCGAACGCAGCCGCGACCGGCTGGTGACCACTCGGGAGGAGGAACGCCGGCGGCTGCGCCGGGACCTCCACGACGGCCTTGGACCGCAGCTGGCCGCGATCGCGATGACCGTCGACACGGCGGGCAGCGTGCTCGGCCGCGGCGACACCGGCAGGACCGCGCGCCTGATCGGCGCGGCGGCCGACCAGACGGCCGAGGCGATCGCGGACGTACGCCGCCTGGTCCGTGGGCTCCGCCCTCCGGCACTCGACGAGCTCGGGTTGGTCGGCGCGCTGACCTCGGGGCTGGCCGCCACCGCCGCTGTCGATACCGATGAGGTACCGTCGATCACCGTGCACGCCGAACTCGGCTCGTCCCTGGAGCTGCCTGCCGCCGTCGAGGTCGCGGCCTACCGGATCGTCCAGGAAGCGGTCAGCAACGCGCTGCGACATGGTGGCCCTCGGCAGGTCACCGTCACCCTCAGGGAGGCGGGCGACGACCTCGCGGTCTCGGTGACCGACGACGGGACCGGCTTCGACCCCACCGTGAACCGGGCAGGCGTCGGGATGGCCAGCATGCGGGAACGGGCCGCCGAGCTCGGCGGGACCGTGCGGCTCGACAGCGCTCCCGGCACGGGTACGACCGTCGCCGCCCTGCTCCCCCTCCGCCCAGGGGACCGCTCATGA
- a CDS encoding response regulator transcription factor — protein sequence MTTAVLVDDHPVFRKGLAVLLEELNVTVVAEAPDGEAGVQEALRHRPDVVLMDIQMPGTDGVTATRRILEEWPDARVLMLTMVADDEAVFAAIQAGALGYLLKGAGSAEIGRALTAVAAGEAVYGPHVARRLKAFFNAGGGVVAKPFPELSDGEREVLRLVAAGLGNQVIAQRLHLSDKTVRNRVSSIFAKLDVANRAEAIVKARQGGLT from the coding sequence ATGACAACCGCGGTGCTCGTCGACGATCATCCGGTGTTCAGAAAAGGGCTGGCCGTGCTGCTGGAAGAGCTGAACGTGACCGTCGTCGCGGAAGCCCCGGACGGCGAGGCGGGCGTACAGGAGGCACTGCGGCACCGGCCGGACGTCGTCCTCATGGACATCCAAATGCCCGGCACCGACGGGGTCACCGCGACCCGGCGGATCCTCGAGGAGTGGCCCGACGCCCGGGTGTTGATGCTGACGATGGTCGCCGACGACGAGGCGGTGTTCGCAGCCATCCAGGCCGGCGCCCTCGGCTATCTGCTCAAAGGAGCCGGAAGCGCGGAAATCGGCCGCGCCCTCACGGCGGTGGCGGCAGGCGAGGCCGTTTACGGTCCTCACGTCGCGCGACGGCTGAAGGCGTTCTTCAACGCCGGCGGTGGCGTGGTGGCCAAGCCGTTCCCCGAGTTGTCGGATGGGGAGCGTGAGGTGCTGAGGCTGGTCGCGGCCGGGTTGGGCAACCAGGTCATCGCCCAGCGGCTGCACCTGTCAGACAAGACCGTCCGTAATCGGGTGAGCAGCATCTTCGCCAAGCTCGATGTGGCCAACCGGGCCGAGGCGATTGTCAAGGCACGCCAGGGCGGACTGACCTGA
- a CDS encoding SgcJ/EcaC family oxidoreductase, whose product MNAHTADTRAITAVLDRLTTAWNRGDGSAYGAQFTADATYITYVGTLYIGAQEIGDAHQVLFDSFLKGTNLASQTRSIRFTGPDTALVITRGDTYKGKPGKLHKIQTYTLLRQPDGDWKIAAFQNTKHQAVMEAISFAFQPASKPAATHA is encoded by the coding sequence ATGAACGCTCACACCGCTGACACCCGCGCCATCACCGCCGTGCTCGACCGTCTGACCACCGCTTGGAACCGCGGCGACGGCTCCGCCTACGGCGCACAGTTCACCGCCGACGCCACCTACATCACCTATGTCGGCACTCTCTACATCGGCGCACAGGAGATCGGAGACGCCCACCAAGTGCTGTTCGACAGTTTCCTCAAGGGCACCAACCTGGCCAGTCAGACCCGCAGCATCCGCTTCACCGGCCCCGATACCGCCCTGGTCATCACCCGCGGCGACACCTACAAGGGCAAGCCCGGCAAGCTGCACAAGATCCAGACCTACACCCTGCTCCGCCAGCCCGACGGCGACTGGAAGATCGCCGCCTTCCAGAACACCAAGCACCAGGCCGTCATGGAGGCCATCTCCTTCGCGTTCCAGCCGGCCAGCAAGCCCGCCGCCACCCACGCCTGA
- a CDS encoding MarR family winged helix-turn-helix transcriptional regulator, whose translation MSTPEKAAAVYRRYLSAVMLHGHAGAKAVDLGATDLYALNILTLTGALTPGELGRRTGLTTGPTTRLIDRLEQAGYVRRVPDPGDRRKVIVEPVAAPSGLDEALAPAREKIGAIIQDYTPEQRAVLFDYFARAATAYQEATNELRDHEAIPRPAAGGRQRRNA comes from the coding sequence GTGTCAACACCCGAGAAGGCCGCAGCGGTCTATCGGCGATATCTCAGCGCCGTGATGTTGCACGGCCACGCCGGCGCCAAGGCCGTCGACCTGGGCGCGACCGACCTGTATGCGCTGAACATCCTGACGCTGACGGGGGCCCTGACCCCTGGCGAGCTCGGCCGCCGTACGGGCTTGACCACCGGCCCCACCACACGGCTGATCGACCGCCTTGAGCAGGCCGGATACGTCCGCCGCGTCCCCGACCCCGGCGACCGCCGCAAGGTCATCGTCGAGCCGGTCGCCGCTCCATCGGGCCTGGACGAGGCCCTGGCCCCGGCCCGCGAGAAAATCGGCGCGATCATCCAGGACTACACCCCCGAGCAGCGCGCCGTACTGTTCGACTACTTCGCCCGCGCCGCCACCGCCTACCAGGAAGCCACCAACGAACTCCGCGACCACGAAGCCATACCCCGACCAGCAGCGGGAGGCCGCCAACGCCGCAACGCCTGA
- a CDS encoding LuxR C-terminal-related transcriptional regulator — MALQDERPPAAPGLTHPLINGKLLVPPVRPGTVGRGRLTTLLDDDSQRLAVVVAPAGWGKTTLLADWARRIAPAGGTTVAWLTLDDSDDEPHRFWTYLISALRTVSPALGGAGLGGAALGGAGLGGAALKALRVTEVDPLEVAVPTLLNDLEAMTGRHALVLDDYHVLRDRRIHEAVEFFLSYLPPSLRLIVASRLDPALPLARLRAGGELAEIRAAGLRFTGDEATGLVSGVAGDALDTDGVAALVHRTEGWAAGIKLMALAIRAAPSPPAGVDTLGGDDRHVIDYLTSEVLDGLPAGQRDFLLRTSVLDQLCGPLCDTVLERADSQLVLAELERADLFLVALDSQRFWYRYHRLFREALRRELATAAPEAGPQLLSRAARWHADAGDQEQAIRYLIAAGDQHGAAELLAAADDDFLARGAIGAYLRLGDSLDAEAVRANPRLGISLASAAGLTGRLHRVAPLLDTAEAAMTAGTAPPAGWRSGQAAAMTLRAVYAQDGWTPEELLAMARRSVDLEVDPGIPGWVISRIALGSVLSGTGHHDDAARVLAQAVERAAVAGLPAFIRLQATGLLAIALSNGGDTEHVRVLLRGVLPEVAAIEAELGEAAAPAVVFLRLAEGVVAHRDGQLIRARDLLRHAVDLAQITGHPTQVVRALVTLAELELACGDRRAASAALSEADEAARSGPVFPAAAAALTETRLRVGRGTTAMTSRAGRPAEPLTDREHSILRALCGPLSQREIGAELYLSMNTVKGYSKSLYRKLDVTSRAEAVQRGRDLGLI, encoded by the coding sequence ATGGCTCTGCAGGACGAGCGGCCGCCTGCCGCGCCAGGGCTCACGCACCCCCTCATCAACGGCAAACTGCTGGTCCCGCCGGTCCGTCCGGGCACCGTCGGCAGGGGCAGGCTGACCACGCTGCTCGACGACGACTCCCAGCGCCTGGCCGTCGTGGTCGCGCCCGCTGGATGGGGGAAGACCACCCTGCTCGCCGACTGGGCCCGGCGAATCGCCCCCGCGGGCGGCACCACCGTCGCGTGGCTCACGCTGGACGACTCCGACGATGAGCCGCACCGGTTCTGGACCTACCTGATTTCGGCCCTGCGGACGGTGAGCCCGGCGCTGGGCGGCGCGGGGCTGGGCGGTGCGGCGCTGGGCGGTGCAGGGCTGGGCGGTGCGGCGCTGAAGGCCTTACGGGTGACCGAGGTCGACCCGCTCGAGGTGGCCGTGCCCACCCTGCTCAACGACCTCGAAGCGATGACCGGGCGGCACGCTCTCGTCCTCGACGACTACCACGTGCTCCGGGACCGGCGGATCCACGAGGCCGTCGAGTTCTTTCTCAGCTACCTGCCGCCCTCCCTTCGCCTGATCGTCGCCTCCCGGCTGGACCCGGCGCTGCCGCTGGCCCGGCTCAGGGCCGGCGGAGAGCTGGCCGAGATCCGGGCGGCAGGGCTGCGCTTCACCGGCGACGAGGCGACCGGCCTGGTCAGCGGGGTGGCAGGCGACGCCCTCGACACCGATGGGGTCGCTGCCCTGGTCCACAGGACCGAAGGCTGGGCCGCCGGGATCAAGCTGATGGCGCTGGCGATCCGGGCCGCCCCGAGCCCTCCGGCCGGCGTGGACACGCTCGGCGGCGACGACCGGCACGTCATCGACTATCTCACCAGCGAAGTGCTCGACGGCCTGCCCGCCGGGCAGCGCGACTTCCTGCTCCGCACATCCGTGCTCGATCAGCTGTGCGGGCCGCTGTGTGACACCGTCCTGGAACGTGCCGACTCCCAACTGGTGCTGGCCGAGTTGGAACGGGCCGATCTGTTCCTCGTCGCGCTGGACTCCCAGCGGTTCTGGTACCGCTATCACCGGCTGTTCCGCGAAGCTCTCCGGCGCGAGCTGGCCACAGCGGCTCCCGAGGCCGGGCCGCAGCTCCTGAGCCGGGCCGCCCGGTGGCATGCCGACGCCGGAGACCAGGAGCAGGCGATCCGCTACCTGATCGCGGCCGGTGACCAGCACGGTGCGGCGGAGCTGCTGGCCGCCGCCGACGACGACTTCCTTGCCCGCGGCGCGATCGGCGCCTACCTGCGGCTCGGTGACAGCCTCGACGCAGAGGCCGTACGGGCCAATCCGAGGCTGGGCATCTCGCTCGCGTCGGCCGCGGGCTTGACCGGCCGCCTCCACCGCGTGGCCCCGCTGCTCGACACCGCCGAGGCCGCAATGACCGCCGGCACCGCCCCTCCAGCCGGATGGCGGTCGGGGCAGGCGGCGGCGATGACGCTGCGAGCCGTGTACGCCCAGGACGGCTGGACTCCAGAGGAACTGCTCGCCATGGCCCGCCGTTCCGTCGACCTGGAGGTGGACCCGGGGATTCCCGGGTGGGTGATCTCCCGGATCGCTCTCGGGAGCGTCCTGTCCGGCACAGGTCATCACGATGACGCGGCGCGGGTGCTGGCGCAGGCGGTGGAACGGGCGGCGGTGGCCGGCCTGCCCGCGTTCATCCGGCTCCAGGCCACCGGCCTGCTCGCCATCGCTCTGTCGAACGGAGGCGATACTGAGCACGTACGCGTGCTGTTGCGAGGCGTGCTGCCCGAGGTCGCGGCGATCGAGGCCGAGCTCGGGGAGGCCGCCGCGCCGGCGGTGGTCTTCCTGCGGCTGGCCGAGGGCGTCGTCGCCCATCGCGACGGGCAGCTCATCCGGGCGCGGGATCTGCTGCGCCACGCCGTGGACCTGGCCCAGATCACCGGTCATCCCACCCAGGTCGTACGGGCCCTGGTCACCCTGGCGGAGCTGGAACTGGCCTGCGGGGACCGCCGGGCGGCGTCGGCCGCTCTGTCCGAGGCCGACGAGGCGGCGCGGAGCGGGCCGGTGTTCCCCGCGGCGGCCGCCGCCCTCACCGAGACGCGCCTGCGGGTTGGGCGGGGTACAACGGCCATGACCAGCCGGGCCGGCAGGCCGGCGGAACCGCTCACCGACCGGGAGCACTCCATCCTGCGTGCTCTGTGCGGTCCGCTGAGCCAGCGGGAGATCGGCGCGGAGCTCTACCTGTCGATGAACACGGTGAAGGGCTACAGCAAGAGCCTGTACCGCAAACTCGACGTCACCTCCCGCGCCGAAGCCGTCCAACGCGGGCGCGACCTCGGGCTGATCTGA